From one Acidimicrobiales bacterium genomic stretch:
- the pafA gene encoding Pup--protein ligase, with amino-acid sequence MDRRIFGLENEYGVTCTLRGQRRLSPDEVARYLFRRVVSWGRSSNVFLANGARLYLDVGSHPEYATPECDSIYDLVVHDKAGERILEQLLASAELRLREEGIRGVIYLFKNNTDSAGNSYGCHENYLTSRQDDFSHYVEVLIPFFVSRQIFAGAGKVLQTARGAMYCISQRAEHIWEGVSSATTRSRPIINTRDEPHADAERYRRLHVIVGDSNMSEYANFVKIGTTSILLRMLEDRMVTFRDMTLENPIRAIREISHDMTCTRRVRLANGREASALEIQSEYLNRALRYADTKGLNPLEQQALDMWEHCLTGIEKDPLSLDRECDWVIKHNLIEAYRERHGLALTDPKVALIDLQYHDVNRDRGLFYRMQQRGMVDRICTDEEIDLAVEQPPQTTRARLRGEFIRKAKERKRDYTVDWVHLKLNDQAQRTVLCKDPFKSRDERVEKLIASL; translated from the coding sequence ATGGACCGCCGGATCTTCGGTCTCGAGAACGAGTACGGCGTCACCTGCACCCTTCGCGGCCAGCGGCGGCTGAGCCCGGACGAGGTCGCCCGCTACCTGTTCCGCCGGGTGGTGTCGTGGGGCCGGAGCTCCAACGTCTTCCTGGCCAACGGCGCCCGCCTGTACCTCGATGTCGGCTCGCACCCCGAGTACGCCACGCCCGAGTGCGACTCCATCTACGACCTCGTCGTGCACGACAAGGCGGGGGAGCGCATCCTCGAGCAGCTCCTCGCCAGTGCCGAGCTGCGCCTGCGCGAGGAGGGCATCCGCGGCGTCATCTACCTGTTCAAGAACAACACCGACTCCGCCGGCAACTCCTACGGCTGCCACGAGAACTACCTCACCAGCCGCCAGGACGACTTCAGCCACTACGTCGAGGTCCTGATCCCGTTCTTCGTGAGCCGACAGATCTTCGCCGGGGCCGGCAAGGTGCTGCAGACGGCACGGGGCGCCATGTACTGCATCAGCCAGCGGGCCGAGCACATCTGGGAGGGCGTCTCCAGCGCCACCACCCGCTCGCGGCCGATCATCAACACCCGCGACGAGCCCCACGCCGACGCCGAGCGCTACCGGCGCCTGCACGTGATCGTGGGCGACTCCAACATGAGCGAGTACGCCAACTTCGTGAAGATCGGCACCACGAGCATCCTGCTGCGCATGCTCGAGGACCGCATGGTCACCTTCCGGGACATGACGCTCGAGAACCCCATCCGGGCCATCCGCGAGATCAGCCACGACATGACCTGCACCCGGCGGGTCCGCCTGGCCAACGGGCGGGAGGCGAGCGCGCTCGAGATCCAGTCCGAGTACCTCAACCGGGCCCTGCGCTACGCGGACACCAAGGGGCTCAACCCCCTCGAGCAGCAGGCGCTGGACATGTGGGAGCACTGCCTCACCGGCATCGAGAAGGATCCGCTCTCGCTCGACCGCGAGTGCGACTGGGTCATCAAGCACAACCTCATCGAGGCGTACCGGGAACGCCACGGCCTGGCCCTCACCGACCCGAAGGTCGCCCTCATTGACCTCCAGTACCACGACGTGAACCGCGACCGGGGCCTCTTCTACCGGATGCAGCAGCGGGGCATGGTCGACCGCATCTGCACCGACGAGGAGATCGACCTCGCCGTCGAGCAGCCGCCCCAGACCACCCGGGCGCGCCTGCGGGGCGAGTTCATCCGCAAGGCCAAGGAGCGCAAGCGCGACTACACGGTCGACTGGGTGCACCTGAAGCTGAACGACCAGGCGCAGCGCACCGTGCTGTGCAAGGACCCCTTCAAGTCGCGCGACGAGCGCGTCGAGAAGCTGATCGCCTCCCTCTGA
- the prcA gene encoding proteasome subunit alpha — translation MSMPFYVAPEQVMKDRADYARKGIARGRSLAAVVYDDGILICAENPSSTLRKTSEIYDRIGFAGVGKYNEFDSLRIAGVRHADMKGYSFSRADVDARSLANQYAQILGQIFTNEMKPMEVEILVAEVGHTTDGDRLFHILYDGTVVDESDFTVLGGEAEAIAKRLGEAWGEGLSLGDALKAAAKAIGGPDRTLVADDLEVAVLARSNGRRAFRRIEGAELAELLA, via the coding sequence GTGAGCATGCCGTTCTACGTCGCTCCCGAGCAGGTGATGAAGGACCGGGCCGACTACGCCCGCAAGGGCATCGCCCGGGGCCGCAGCCTCGCCGCGGTGGTCTACGACGACGGCATCCTCATCTGCGCCGAGAACCCTTCCAGCACGCTGCGCAAGACCAGCGAGATCTACGACCGCATCGGCTTCGCCGGTGTCGGCAAGTACAACGAGTTCGACTCGCTGCGCATCGCCGGCGTCCGCCACGCCGACATGAAGGGCTACTCGTTCAGCCGTGCCGACGTCGACGCCCGCAGCCTCGCCAACCAGTACGCGCAGATCCTCGGCCAGATCTTCACCAACGAGATGAAGCCGATGGAGGTCGAGATCCTCGTGGCCGAGGTGGGCCACACCACCGACGGGGACCGCCTCTTCCACATCCTCTACGACGGCACCGTGGTCGACGAGAGCGACTTCACGGTGCTCGGCGGCGAGGCCGAGGCCATCGCCAAGCGCCTCGGCGAGGCCTGGGGCGAGGGCCTGTCGCTGGGCGACGCGCTCAAGGCCGCGGCCAAGGCCATCGGCGGCCCCGACCGCACCCTGGTGGCCGACGACCTCGAGGTCGCGGTGCTGGCCCGCAGCAACGGTCGGCGGGCCTTCCGCCGCATCGAAGGCGCCGAGCTCGCGGAACTGCTGGCCTGA
- the prcB gene encoding proteasome subunit beta: MTLPYFPVEDDPGPSFLNLLKTQGLEPRFATGPDGATTPLSFSHGTTVVAVRYADGVVMAGDRRATSGHLISHRHMEKVFPADRYSGVAIAGAAGPAVEMVKLFQLQLEHYEKVEGTTISLEGKANQLSQMVRGHLPAAMQGFAVVPLFAGFDTARQQGRLFEYDVTGGRYEESEYATTGSGSLHAGAVVKMGYRPDLSREEVIDLVISALFEAADEDSATGGPDLVRAIYPSVATITAEGFLAVEEAEVAERFRGLVDQLTSTRGPRVNPEVTP; the protein is encoded by the coding sequence GTGACGCTCCCGTACTTCCCGGTCGAGGACGATCCCGGCCCCAGCTTCCTCAACCTCTTGAAGACCCAGGGGCTCGAGCCGCGGTTCGCCACCGGCCCGGACGGCGCGACGACCCCGCTCAGCTTCAGCCACGGCACCACGGTCGTGGCCGTGCGCTACGCCGACGGCGTGGTCATGGCCGGCGACCGCCGGGCCACGTCGGGCCACCTCATCAGCCACCGCCACATGGAGAAGGTCTTCCCGGCCGACCGGTACTCGGGCGTGGCCATCGCCGGCGCCGCGGGCCCGGCCGTCGAGATGGTGAAGCTCTTCCAGCTCCAGCTCGAGCACTACGAGAAGGTCGAGGGCACCACCATCAGCCTCGAGGGCAAGGCCAACCAGCTCTCGCAGATGGTCCGTGGCCACCTGCCGGCGGCCATGCAGGGCTTCGCCGTCGTGCCCCTCTTCGCCGGGTTCGACACCGCCCGCCAGCAGGGTCGGCTCTTCGAGTACGACGTCACCGGCGGGCGCTACGAGGAGAGCGAGTACGCCACCACGGGCTCCGGCAGCCTGCACGCCGGCGCCGTGGTGAAGATGGGCTACCGCCCCGACCTGAGCCGGGAGGAGGTCATCGACCTCGTCATCTCGGCGCTGTTCGAGGCCGCCGACGAGGACTCCGCCACCGGTGGCCCCGACCTCGTGCGGGCCATCTACCCGAGCGTGGCCACCATCACCGCCGAAGGCTTCCTCGCCGTCGAGGAGGCCGAGGTGGCGGAGCGCTTCCGGGGCCTCGTCGACCAGCTCACCAGCACCCGAGGGCCTCGTGTCAACCCGGAGGTGACCCCGTGA
- a CDS encoding DUF839 domain-containing protein: MRRRDFLRAVTVSSGAAVLAPALWRPAGAAPRQGSGGGPYGSLEGREPDVNGLLLPEGFTSRVIARSDEEVEGTGYTWPVFPDGAATFPLAAGGWHLAVNSENPLEGEGGASGITFDADGEVVGAQRILEGTTMNCAGGPTPWGAWLSCEEIEGGLVWECDPSGRDPAEARPALGAFPHEAVAVDPDAEQLFLTEDRPDGRFYRFTPDTYPDLTAGTLAVAQVAGDGAVTWLDVPDPSAATTPTREQVPDSTAFDGGEGIWYDQGAVFFSSKGDNKVRRYDTEAESMAVVYEGTGQLEGVDNLTLEPGTQDLFVAEDGGNMEVVLVTPDGEAFPFLRIVDEGVPAGGLESEVTGPAFSPDGRHLYFSSQRGGPANRGVSYVVSGPFRAADAAAGATTTTAAAATATTAGDASSDDDDGGSDLALPLVGGAMVLGLAATGAIVWRVRNRDHGAGDGPGDGPGDAPESR; encoded by the coding sequence ATGCGACGCCGGGACTTCCTCCGAGCCGTGACCGTCTCCTCCGGGGCCGCTGTGCTCGCGCCGGCGCTGTGGCGCCCCGCAGGTGCCGCTCCGAGGCAGGGGAGCGGGGGCGGCCCGTACGGCTCCCTCGAGGGTCGCGAGCCCGACGTGAACGGGCTCCTGCTCCCCGAGGGCTTCACCTCCCGGGTGATCGCCCGGTCGGACGAGGAGGTGGAGGGCACGGGCTACACGTGGCCGGTGTTCCCCGACGGCGCCGCCACCTTCCCGCTCGCGGCCGGCGGCTGGCACCTGGCGGTGAACTCGGAGAACCCCCTGGAGGGGGAAGGGGGCGCCAGCGGCATCACCTTCGACGCCGACGGCGAGGTGGTCGGTGCCCAGCGCATCCTCGAGGGCACGACCATGAACTGCGCCGGCGGTCCCACGCCCTGGGGGGCCTGGCTGTCCTGCGAGGAGATCGAGGGTGGCCTGGTGTGGGAGTGCGACCCGAGCGGCCGGGACCCCGCCGAGGCCCGTCCCGCGCTGGGTGCCTTCCCCCACGAGGCCGTCGCGGTCGACCCCGACGCCGAGCAGCTCTTCCTGACCGAGGACCGCCCCGACGGGCGCTTCTACCGGTTCACCCCCGACACCTACCCCGACCTGACCGCCGGCACGCTGGCCGTGGCACAGGTGGCCGGCGACGGTGCCGTCACCTGGCTGGACGTGCCGGACCCGAGCGCCGCCACCACCCCGACGCGCGAGCAGGTGCCCGACAGCACGGCCTTCGACGGCGGTGAGGGCATCTGGTACGACCAGGGCGCGGTGTTCTTCAGCAGCAAGGGCGACAACAAGGTCCGCCGCTACGACACCGAGGCCGAGTCGATGGCGGTCGTCTACGAGGGCACGGGGCAGCTCGAAGGGGTGGACAACCTGACCCTCGAGCCCGGCACGCAGGACCTGTTCGTGGCCGAGGACGGCGGCAACATGGAGGTGGTCCTCGTCACCCCGGACGGCGAGGCGTTCCCGTTCCTGCGCATCGTCGACGAGGGCGTGCCGGCGGGCGGGCTCGAGTCCGAGGTGACCGGCCCCGCCTTCAGCCCCGACGGCCGCCACCTGTACTTCAGCTCGCAGCGCGGTGGGCCCGCCAACCGGGGGGTCAGCTACGTCGTCTCGGGCCCGTTCCGGGCAGCCGACGCGGCGGCCGGGGCGACCACCACCACGGCGGCCGCAGCGACGGCCACCACCGCGGGGGACGCCAGCAGCGACGACGACGACGGCGGGAGCGACCTCGCCCTGCCCCTCGTCGGGGGCGCCATGGTGCTGGGCCTGGCCGCCACGGGCGCGATCGTCTGGCGGGTGCGCAACCGGGACCACGGCGCCGGCGACGGCCCGGGTGACGGCCCCGGCGACGCTCCGGAGAGCCGATAG
- a CDS encoding ubiquitin-like protein Pup — MAEREQKRRPAPAREEADVDEAPATSESGEKIKAELDDLLDEIDDVLETNAEDFVRSYVQKGGE, encoded by the coding sequence ATGGCCGAACGAGAGCAGAAGCGCCGGCCCGCCCCCGCCCGCGAGGAAGCAGACGTCGACGAGGCGCCCGCCACCTCGGAGAGCGGTGAGAAGATCAAGGCCGAGCTCGACGACCTCCTCGACGAGATCGACGACGTGCTCGAGACCAACGCCGAGGACTTCGTGCGCAGCTACGTGCAGAAGGGCGGCGAGTAG
- a CDS encoding proteasome accessory factor PafA2 gives MALPKIIGLETEFGIVLRGTGESNPIAASSVLINAYMGELARQADEAHPVAKVGWDFEDESPGNDARGLAPEGAMAPEVETHLINAVLTNGARYYVDHAHPEYSTPECADPRSIVVFDKAGELILQRSMAAAGRLLPDGQEIVVYKNNSDGKGNSYGCHENYLMARSVPFGRIVTHVTPHFITRQIFTGAGKVGTEAPGLGRNSIGFQLTSRADFFEEEVGLETTLKRPIVNTRDEPHADAQKYRRLHVIVGDANLSEVSTFLKVGTTALVLSMIEDDFLPREFRFLSPVAAMRRVSYDTTLREPLDLADGTTVTALEVQWELLDRARKYAEVAGLECLGADPSVGEEVLTRWEDALTQLEADPMGLAGQLDWVAKYRLLEGYRDRHGLEWSDARLAAMDLQYHDLRPEKSLFARLPVERITADDEVAAAVGDPPADTRAYFRGRCLDKWGDDIVAANWDSLVFDIGAETLRRVPMMEPTRGTQAHVGTLVDECTTAAELLERLGS, from the coding sequence ATGGCGTTGCCCAAGATCATCGGCCTCGAGACCGAGTTCGGCATCGTCCTGCGGGGCACGGGCGAGTCCAACCCGATCGCGGCGTCGTCGGTGCTCATCAACGCGTACATGGGCGAGTTGGCCCGCCAGGCCGACGAGGCCCACCCGGTGGCCAAGGTGGGCTGGGACTTCGAGGACGAGTCGCCCGGCAACGACGCCCGCGGCCTCGCCCCCGAGGGGGCCATGGCCCCCGAGGTGGAGACCCACCTGATCAACGCGGTCCTCACCAACGGCGCCCGGTACTACGTCGACCACGCCCACCCGGAATACTCGACGCCCGAGTGCGCCGACCCCCGCTCGATCGTGGTGTTCGACAAGGCGGGGGAGCTCATCCTCCAGCGCTCGATGGCCGCCGCCGGCCGGCTCCTGCCCGACGGCCAGGAGATCGTCGTCTACAAGAACAACTCGGACGGCAAGGGCAACTCGTACGGCTGCCACGAGAACTACCTCATGGCGCGCTCGGTGCCCTTCGGCCGCATCGTCACCCACGTCACCCCGCACTTCATCACCCGTCAGATCTTCACCGGTGCGGGCAAGGTGGGCACCGAGGCACCCGGGCTCGGCCGCAACAGCATCGGCTTCCAGCTCACCTCCCGCGCCGACTTCTTCGAGGAGGAGGTCGGCCTCGAGACCACGTTGAAGCGACCCATCGTCAACACCCGCGACGAGCCCCACGCCGACGCCCAGAAGTACCGCCGCCTCCACGTGATCGTGGGGGACGCCAACCTGTCCGAGGTCTCGACGTTCCTCAAGGTCGGCACCACTGCCCTCGTGCTCTCGATGATCGAGGACGACTTCCTGCCCCGCGAGTTCCGTTTCCTTTCGCCGGTCGCGGCCATGCGCCGGGTGTCGTACGACACGACCCTCCGCGAGCCGCTCGACCTCGCCGACGGCACCACGGTCACGGCGCTCGAGGTGCAGTGGGAGCTGCTCGACCGGGCCCGCAAGTACGCCGAGGTCGCCGGCCTCGAGTGCCTGGGCGCGGACCCGTCGGTGGGCGAGGAGGTGCTCACCCGGTGGGAGGACGCGCTCACCCAGCTCGAGGCCGACCCGATGGGCCTGGCCGGCCAGCTCGACTGGGTGGCCAAGTACCGCCTGCTCGAGGGGTACCGCGACCGCCACGGCCTCGAGTGGTCCGACGCCCGCCTCGCGGCCATGGATCTCCAGTACCACGACCTCCGGCCCGAGAAGTCCCTCTTCGCCCGGCTGCCCGTCGAGCGCATCACCGCCGACGACGAGGTGGCGGCGGCGGTCGGCGACCCGCCGGCGGACACCCGGGCCTACTTCCGGGGCCGCTGCCTGGACAAGTGGGGCGACGACATCGTGGCCGCCAACTGGGACTCGCTGGTGTTCGACATCGGGGCCGAGACGCTGCGACGGGTCCCCATGATGGAACCGACGCGCGGAACCCAGGCCCACGTGGGTACCTTGGTCGACGAGTGCACGACCGCCGCCGAGCTGCTGGAGCGGTTGGGGTCGTGA
- the arc gene encoding proteasome ATPase: protein MASLEAELDELRAEATTVEEEVVSLRRRLQEAPKRVRTLEERLLETKGQLAQAVSQNEKLTYTLREAREHIATLREEVDKLTQPPSAYGTLLGRNDDGTVDVFSGGRKMRVALHPEIAEQEIERGAEVVLNESLNVVLARSGEVTGEVVTLKELLPDRKRALIAGRADEERVVELADSLVGQRLRAGDAVLMDSRSGLLLERLPRPEVEELVLEEVPDISYEDVGGLDDQIEQITDAVELPFVHQALFAEFQLPAPKGILLYGPPGCGKTLIAKAVANSLAKKVAEVSGDSEARSYFLNIKGPELLNKYVGETERQIRLVFQRAREKSEEGWPVIVFFDEMDSLFRTRGTGISSDMESTIVPQLLAEIDGVETLKNVIVIGASNREDLIDPAILRPGRLDVKIKIERPDETAAASIFSRYLLSELPLDLGEVDTLGGGDPEKAVRAMIETTVEEMYRTDEQNRFLEVTYQNGDKEVMYFKDFSSGAMIENIVRRAKKRAIKRLINDGDRGIRVEDLIASIHQEYKEHEDLPNTTNPDDWAKISGKKGERIVYVRTLITKDDEDARGGRAIERMATGQYL from the coding sequence ATCGCCTCGTTGGAAGCCGAGCTGGACGAGCTCCGCGCCGAGGCCACGACGGTCGAGGAGGAGGTCGTCTCGCTGCGCCGTCGGCTGCAGGAGGCCCCCAAGCGCGTCCGAACCCTCGAGGAGCGACTGCTCGAGACCAAGGGCCAGCTCGCCCAGGCGGTTTCGCAGAACGAGAAGCTGACCTACACCCTGCGCGAGGCGCGCGAGCACATCGCCACGCTGCGCGAGGAGGTCGACAAGCTCACGCAGCCGCCGTCGGCCTACGGGACGCTGCTGGGTCGCAACGACGACGGCACCGTCGACGTGTTCTCCGGGGGCCGCAAGATGCGCGTCGCCCTGCACCCCGAGATCGCCGAGCAGGAGATCGAGCGCGGCGCCGAGGTGGTGCTCAACGAGTCGCTCAACGTGGTCCTCGCCCGCAGCGGCGAAGTGACCGGCGAAGTGGTCACCCTCAAGGAGCTGCTCCCGGACCGCAAGCGGGCGCTCATCGCCGGCCGGGCCGACGAGGAGCGCGTGGTCGAGCTGGCCGACTCCCTGGTGGGCCAGCGCCTGCGGGCCGGTGACGCCGTGCTCATGGACTCTCGCTCGGGCCTGCTGCTCGAGCGCCTGCCCCGCCCCGAGGTCGAGGAGCTGGTCCTCGAGGAGGTGCCCGACATCTCCTACGAGGACGTCGGCGGGCTCGACGACCAGATCGAGCAGATCACCGACGCGGTCGAGCTCCCGTTCGTCCACCAGGCGCTCTTCGCCGAGTTCCAGCTGCCGGCGCCGAAGGGCATCCTCCTCTACGGCCCGCCGGGCTGTGGCAAGACCCTCATCGCCAAGGCGGTGGCGAACTCGCTGGCCAAGAAGGTGGCCGAGGTGTCCGGCGACTCCGAGGCCCGGAGCTACTTCCTCAACATCAAGGGCCCCGAGCTGCTGAACAAGTACGTGGGCGAGACCGAGCGCCAGATCCGCCTCGTGTTCCAGCGGGCCCGGGAGAAGTCCGAGGAGGGCTGGCCCGTCATCGTCTTCTTCGACGAGATGGACTCGCTGTTCCGCACCCGCGGCACCGGCATCAGCTCGGACATGGAGTCCACCATCGTCCCGCAGCTGCTGGCGGAGATCGACGGCGTGGAGACGCTGAAGAACGTCATCGTCATCGGTGCGTCCAACCGCGAGGACCTCATCGACCCGGCCATCCTGCGCCCGGGCCGCCTCGACGTGAAGATCAAGATCGAGCGGCCCGACGAGACCGCCGCCGCGTCCATCTTCAGCCGCTATCTGCTGAGCGAGCTGCCCCTCGACCTCGGCGAGGTGGACACCCTGGGCGGCGGCGACCCCGAGAAGGCCGTCCGGGCCATGATCGAGACCACCGTCGAGGAGATGTACCGCACCGACGAGCAGAACCGGTTCCTCGAGGTCACCTACCAGAACGGTGACAAAGAGGTCATGTACTTCAAGGACTTCTCGTCGGGCGCCATGATCGAGAACATCGTCCGCCGGGCCAAGAAGCGGGCCATCAAGCGCCTCATCAACGACGGTGACCGCGGCATCCGCGTCGAGGACCTCATCGCCTCCATCCACCAGGAGTACAAGGAGCACGAGGACCTGCCCAACACCACCAACCCCGACGACTGGGCCAAGATCTCGGGGAAGAAGGGCGAGCGCATCGTCTACGTGCGCACGCTGATCACCAAGGACGACGAAGACGCACGGGGCGGCCGGGCCATCGAGCGCATGGCGACGGGGCAGTACCTCTAG
- a CDS encoding ferredoxin produces the protein MKVWIDQDLCTGDGLCEEIAPDVFTLLDDGLAYVKEGDKVFSDPGGPEGLAAVPAGQEEAVIESAEECPGECIFIEM, from the coding sequence ATGAAGGTCTGGATCGATCAGGATCTGTGCACCGGCGACGGCCTCTGTGAGGAGATCGCCCCCGACGTCTTCACCCTCCTCGACGACGGCCTGGCCTACGTCAAGGAAGGCGACAAGGTCTTCTCGGACCCGGGCGGCCCGGAGGGCCTCGCCGCGGTGCCGGCGGGCCAGGAGGAGGCGGTCATCGAGTCCGCCGAGGAGTGCCCCGGGGAGTGCATCTTCATCGAGATGTGA
- a CDS encoding MarP family serine protease — MNALDVVILACIVGAAIGGFRMGFVARSTSWAGMAVGLVLAAVALPRILERVQLDDQLLLLLAITVLFAGAFLGQAAGLFIGRQLSVGIETGKGRALDHGAGALAGMAGVIVLLWLILPTMAAVPGWSAREARQSAVAGWVHDSLPEAPDAFLALRQLVGEDRFPEVFDALQPAPEVGPPPAATGISAETSERVVQSTVKVEGVACDRVQDGSGFVVGDDLVVTNAHVVAGEESTEVERSDGTRVAAQVVAFDADRDLAVLSAPGLDRPALSVATAEVGDVGGVYGHPGGGPLEISPFEIAQQVRAQGTDIYDRDRIERDVFFLATDLAPGDSGSALVNPDGEVVGVAFAIAPDRDGVGYALSDEELRAVLDLDLDEVVDTGPCLA; from the coding sequence GTGAACGCGCTGGACGTGGTGATCCTGGCCTGCATCGTCGGGGCCGCGATCGGCGGGTTCCGGATGGGCTTCGTGGCCCGGTCGACCTCCTGGGCGGGCATGGCGGTGGGGCTGGTGCTCGCCGCGGTGGCCCTGCCCCGCATCCTCGAACGGGTGCAGCTCGACGACCAGCTGCTGCTCCTGCTGGCCATCACCGTCCTGTTCGCCGGGGCGTTCCTCGGCCAGGCCGCCGGGTTGTTCATCGGCCGCCAGCTGAGCGTGGGCATCGAGACCGGCAAGGGTCGGGCCCTCGACCACGGGGCAGGTGCGCTCGCGGGCATGGCCGGGGTGATCGTGCTGCTCTGGCTCATCCTGCCCACGATGGCGGCGGTCCCCGGTTGGTCGGCGCGCGAGGCCCGGCAGTCCGCGGTGGCCGGCTGGGTGCACGACTCGCTCCCGGAGGCCCCCGACGCCTTCCTCGCGCTTCGCCAGCTCGTGGGGGAGGACCGCTTCCCCGAGGTGTTCGACGCCTTGCAGCCGGCACCCGAGGTCGGTCCGCCGCCGGCCGCCACCGGGATCTCCGCCGAGACGTCCGAGCGGGTCGTCCAGTCGACCGTGAAGGTCGAGGGGGTGGCCTGCGACCGGGTCCAGGACGGCAGCGGCTTCGTGGTCGGCGACGACCTGGTCGTCACCAACGCGCACGTCGTGGCCGGGGAGGAGAGCACCGAGGTCGAGCGCTCCGACGGCACGAGGGTGGCCGCACAGGTGGTGGCCTTCGACGCCGACCGTGACCTCGCCGTGCTCTCGGCGCCCGGCCTGGATCGCCCCGCCCTCTCCGTCGCCACCGCCGAGGTGGGCGACGTGGGCGGCGTCTACGGCCACCCCGGTGGCGGCCCCCTGGAGATCTCGCCGTTCGAGATCGCCCAGCAGGTGCGGGCGCAGGGGACCGACATCTACGACCGCGATCGCATCGAGCGTGACGTGTTCTTCCTCGCCACCGACCTCGCGCCCGGCGACTCGGGCTCTGCGCTCGTCAACCCCGACGGCGAGGTGGTGGGCGTGGCCTTCGCCATCGCCCCCGACCGCGACGGCGTGGGCTACGCCCTGAGTGACGAGGAGCTCCGGGCCGTGCTCGACCTCGACCTCGACGAGGTGGTGGACACCGGGCCCTGCCTCGCGTGA
- a CDS encoding tRNA (adenine-N1)-methyltransferase: MSRPFAAGDRVLLIDTKKRRYLVTLAEGGQFHSHAGFLPHAELLGQSEGVSVRSTMGARYTAIRPTLSDFVFKMPRGAQVIYPKDLGPILMLADIFPGARVLESGVGSGALSMTMLRAGADVTGYEVREDFAERAQHNVAAFLGEEGADRYRVEVRDTYEGIDLDDLDRIVLDLPEPWQVVPHAEKALHPGGILVAYTPSILQARQLREALDDSAFGMAETLEVLNRSWHIEGQSVRPDHRMVAHTGFLTHARLLTG; this comes from the coding sequence GTGAGCCGCCCCTTCGCCGCCGGCGACCGCGTCCTGCTCATCGACACCAAGAAGCGCCGCTACCTCGTCACCCTCGCCGAGGGCGGCCAGTTCCACTCGCACGCCGGATTCCTCCCGCACGCCGAGCTGCTCGGCCAGAGCGAGGGCGTGAGCGTGCGCAGCACCATGGGCGCCCGCTACACCGCCATCCGGCCCACCCTGTCGGACTTCGTGTTCAAGATGCCGCGAGGCGCCCAGGTCATCTACCCGAAGGACCTCGGCCCCATCTTGATGCTGGCCGACATCTTCCCGGGCGCCCGGGTGCTCGAGTCCGGGGTGGGATCGGGCGCCCTGTCGATGACCATGCTGCGTGCCGGGGCCGACGTCACCGGGTACGAGGTGCGCGAAGACTTCGCCGAGCGGGCCCAGCACAACGTCGCCGCCTTCCTCGGCGAGGAGGGCGCCGACCGCTACCGGGTCGAGGTGCGCGACACCTACGAGGGCATCGACCTCGACGACCTCGATCGCATCGTGCTCGACCTGCCCGAGCCGTGGCAGGTGGTGCCGCACGCCGAGAAGGCCCTGCACCCCGGCGGCATCCTGGTGGCGTACACCCCGAGCATCCTCCAGGCCCGCCAGCTCCGCGAGGCTCTGGACGACTCGGCGTTCGGCATGGCCGAGACGCTCGAGGTGCTCAACCGCAGCTGGCACATCGAGGGGCAGTCGGTGCGCCCCGACCACCGGATGGTCGCCCACACCGGCTTCTTGACCCACGCCCGCCTCCTGACCGGCTGA